The following proteins are co-located in the Kiritimatiellaceae bacterium genome:
- a CDS encoding HlyC/CorC family transporter yields MNSIHEYMFSLMLMPVLLALSAFFSCSETALFSLSPEAARRLREHRRIDELLTVLHKDPSGLLTAILFGNLVVNVLFFCTGAEAVGRLAENRGGWFEAFGGALVLLAVILFGEIIPKTVGITHPSGVLHLTAAPLRGWFYFTRPFRLFIRWLLERFGLHDGIAAGVKNYLTPGELKELLDAVQHEPGFGSHEKEILEDIVNLPDVRVREVMVPRVKVLRKPLDADRRELLEEARRNEYSHVLIYRDKDDDPLGYVSIRDLYMDRGQTDSLESFIHPLVFVPETKRADALLSDFMTHDWQMAAVVDEYGGLAGVVTIEDLLAEVVGDFEPESVTEIQRLDEVTYRLDGQLPIRAWRELFTGFIPGQEKDTLAFDTLGGFIISLLGRMPCPGDSVSVRNLQLTVETMHHRRIGTVLLSLNEPEVQA; encoded by the coding sequence TTGAATTCAATTCACGAATATATGTTTTCCCTGATGTTGATGCCGGTGCTTCTGGCGCTGTCAGCCTTTTTCTCATGTTCTGAAACCGCACTTTTTTCACTGTCTCCTGAGGCAGCCCGCCGCCTCCGGGAACACCGGAGGATCGACGAGCTGCTGACAGTGCTTCACAAAGATCCTTCAGGGTTGCTGACAGCCATTCTATTCGGAAATCTGGTTGTTAATGTTTTGTTCTTCTGTACCGGAGCGGAAGCCGTCGGACGGCTGGCAGAAAACCGGGGCGGGTGGTTTGAAGCGTTTGGCGGCGCACTGGTTTTGCTGGCGGTTATTTTGTTTGGAGAGATCATTCCGAAAACCGTCGGCATCACTCATCCGTCCGGTGTTCTTCATCTGACCGCTGCGCCTTTGCGGGGCTGGTTTTATTTTACCCGCCCGTTCCGTCTTTTTATCCGCTGGTTGCTTGAACGTTTTGGTCTGCACGACGGCATAGCCGCAGGTGTGAAAAATTATCTTACACCGGGCGAGCTTAAGGAGCTGCTGGATGCCGTTCAGCATGAGCCGGGATTCGGTTCACACGAAAAAGAAATTCTCGAAGACATCGTCAATCTGCCGGATGTCCGCGTGCGGGAAGTTATGGTTCCCCGCGTGAAAGTATTGCGCAAACCGCTTGATGCGGACCGCCGCGAACTGCTTGAGGAGGCTCGCCGGAACGAATACAGCCATGTGCTGATCTATCGCGACAAGGATGATGACCCGCTGGGATATGTCAGTATTCGGGATCTGTATATGGATAGGGGACAGACGGACTCACTGGAATCATTTATTCATCCGCTTGTTTTTGTTCCCGAAACCAAGCGGGCCGACGCGCTGCTAAGCGACTTCATGACCCATGACTGGCAGATGGCGGCGGTGGTTGACGAATATGGAGGACTGGCAGGCGTGGTTACGATTGAGGACCTTCTGGCTGAAGTGGTCGGCGATTTCGAACCTGAATCGGTGACAGAAATCCAAAGATTGGATGAAGTAACATACCGTCTGGACGGACAGTTGCCCATCCGGGCCTGGCGCGAACTCTTTACCGGATTTATTCCCGGTCAGGAAAAGGACACTCTGGCGTTCGATACGCTCGGCGGCTTCATCATTTCACTGCTGGGTCGTATGCCTTGTCCGGGAGACTCTGTTTCCGTGCGGAACCTGCAATTGACTGTGGAGACGATGCATCACCGCCGGATCGGCACCGTACTGCTGAGTCTGAATGAACCTGAGGTGCAGGCATGA
- a CDS encoding DUF21 domain-containing protein, with amino-acid sequence MSGWLSICLITAALVGSMLFSGLETGGYLLNRIRLRSRARQGDRSARSLQHSLRDAHRFIFTVLIGNSIANYVISREVTRLYIAGGVQVRGELLLGIIPWNAEAAATLTLMLPLFLFGELIPKNIFRHHAETLMYRCSAFLRLVQWALFPLTGFLKALFNLLTGGRGRREELDGFSLSLQGLREYFSEDTRRAALSDHQHGMIDNLVAMHRTLAQQVMKPAASMAQVSEKASVRQVLDLMRTRDVDQVAVHHGPARIVTGFINLFDLMDPALSPDDPVKPLLHKTVRVTSDMPLTRAFRLLRKRGEQTAVVVDRSVRVVGLLHIRDIARYIVRDV; translated from the coding sequence ATGAGCGGTTGGCTGTCCATCTGCTTGATCACTGCGGCCTTGGTTGGCTCGATGCTTTTTTCCGGGCTGGAAACCGGCGGCTATCTTCTCAACCGGATCCGGTTGCGTTCCCGTGCGAGGCAGGGTGACCGTTCTGCCCGTAGCCTGCAGCACAGCTTGCGCGATGCACACCGGTTTATTTTTACCGTATTGATTGGCAATAGCATTGCGAACTATGTGATCTCCCGTGAAGTGACTCGGCTCTACATTGCAGGCGGCGTGCAGGTTCGCGGCGAATTGCTTTTAGGAATCATTCCGTGGAATGCGGAAGCCGCCGCAACGCTTACGCTCATGTTGCCGCTGTTTCTTTTCGGTGAACTGATTCCAAAAAATATTTTCAGACACCACGCTGAAACGCTCATGTACCGTTGCTCTGCTTTCCTTCGTCTGGTGCAATGGGCCTTGTTTCCGCTGACCGGTTTTTTGAAAGCGCTGTTCAATCTGCTTACCGGCGGACGGGGCCGCCGCGAAGAACTCGATGGTTTCTCACTTTCTCTTCAGGGTCTTCGCGAATATTTTTCTGAAGACACGCGTCGTGCCGCATTAAGTGACCACCAGCATGGCATGATCGACAACCTTGTTGCCATGCACCGGACATTGGCTCAGCAGGTCATGAAACCGGCGGCGAGTATGGCGCAGGTTTCAGAAAAAGCATCTGTTCGGCAGGTGCTCGATCTAATGCGTACCCGCGATGTGGATCAGGTGGCGGTTCATCATGGTCCGGCCCGCATTGTCACCGGGTTTATCAATCTGTTCGACCTGATGGATCCGGCGCTGAGTCCCGACGATCCGGTCAAACCGCTGTTGCACAAAACCGTTCGCGTGACATCCGACATGCCGCTGACCCGCGCTTTCCGGCTGCTCCGGAAACGCGGCGAACAGACGGCGGTGGTCGTGGATCGTTCCGTTCGGGTGGTCGGGCTCTTACATATCCGCGACATTGCCCGCTACATTGTTCGGGATGTCTGA
- a CDS encoding DUF721 domain-containing protein produces MQTTITMKQPNDNQLKWELTRERFHIEDRFPPPQRHPEKCIGDILSGILRIEKDEAEVALLPEIITERWPVIVGDQLAKHVSPSHIKGGFLYLNADHPGWLAELRRLPKAQLLKKIAAIPELQEIKDIRFQLDPAIRSPKRK; encoded by the coding sequence ATGCAAACAACGATCACCATGAAGCAGCCAAACGACAACCAACTGAAGTGGGAACTGACCCGGGAACGTTTTCATATTGAAGACCGGTTCCCTCCGCCGCAACGGCATCCGGAAAAGTGTATCGGCGATATCCTGTCGGGAATTCTTCGAATAGAAAAAGATGAAGCAGAGGTTGCGTTGCTGCCGGAAATTATTACCGAACGCTGGCCTGTGATTGTCGGCGATCAGCTCGCAAAACACGTCAGTCCATCTCATATAAAAGGCGGGTTTTTATACCTGAACGCAGACCACCCGGGCTGGCTGGCCGAGTTGCGCCGCTTGCCGAAGGCACAACTGCTTAAGAAAATTGCGGCCATTCCGGAACTACAGGAAATTAAAGATATTCGCTTTCAACTCGATCCGGCCATCCGAAGCCCCAAGCGGAAGTAA
- a CDS encoding type IIA DNA topoisomerase subunit B translates to MANEDKKHVYDESKIKTLSSLEHIRARAGMYIGRTGNGNHYDDGIYVLLKEVVDNAIDEFIMGHGKKVEITIEEDTVNVRDYGRGIPLGKVVECVSRINTGAKYNDDVFQFSVGLNGVGTKAVNALSSYFAVRSHRDGEFVEARFTQGVLETEEKGKSKTEENGTFISFSPDPEIFKIYKFREDHIERRLRFYSYLNAGLTLVFNGKKIVSEGGLLDLIADESEFEKVYEPFHYRDKMLEIAFTHTNRFSEDYYSFVNGQFTVDGGTHLSAFKEGVLKAVNEYSDSKFDGDDVREGILGAIAIRLKEPVFESQTKNKLGNTEIRADLVADIKKAIVEMLHRNRPEADKLIEKIKDSQRLRKELQDVKKLARERSKAVSIRVPQLKDCKQHFSKEKGTHDDTMIFITEGQSAAGSLVSCRDVTRQAIYTLKGKPLNVWDLKRDALYKNVELYNLMRSLNIEDSAGDLRYGHVILATDADVDGLHIRNLMITFFLRFFEPLVRDGHLKILETPLFRVRNKKETLYCYSEKERDEAAEKLGRSCEMTRFKGLGEISPGEFKAFIGKEMRLTPVVVDEDHSIPEVLTFYMGKNTQERRTYIMENLVVDEEIL, encoded by the coding sequence ATGGCCAACGAAGACAAAAAACACGTTTACGACGAAAGTAAGATCAAAACTCTCTCGTCTCTGGAGCATATCCGGGCCCGCGCCGGGATGTATATCGGACGAACCGGCAACGGTAATCACTACGACGACGGGATCTATGTTCTGCTCAAGGAAGTTGTCGATAATGCCATCGACGAGTTCATCATGGGGCACGGCAAGAAGGTCGAAATTACCATCGAAGAAGATACGGTGAATGTGCGCGACTATGGACGCGGCATTCCGCTCGGCAAGGTGGTCGAATGCGTTTCGCGTATCAACACGGGTGCCAAATACAACGATGACGTTTTTCAGTTCAGTGTCGGACTTAACGGCGTCGGCACGAAAGCCGTCAACGCGCTTTCCAGTTACTTCGCTGTTCGATCTCACCGTGACGGCGAGTTTGTCGAGGCGCGTTTCACTCAGGGTGTTCTGGAGACTGAAGAAAAAGGAAAGTCGAAGACGGAAGAAAACGGAACCTTCATCAGCTTTTCGCCGGATCCGGAAATTTTTAAAATCTACAAGTTCCGCGAGGATCACATTGAGCGCCGTCTGCGTTTTTATTCCTACCTCAACGCCGGACTCACGCTGGTTTTCAACGGGAAGAAAATTGTTTCTGAGGGCGGACTGCTGGATCTGATCGCCGACGAAAGCGAGTTTGAAAAAGTTTATGAGCCATTCCACTACCGCGACAAAATGCTCGAAATCGCTTTCACGCACACCAACCGGTTTAGCGAAGATTACTATTCCTTCGTCAATGGACAGTTCACCGTTGACGGCGGCACTCACCTTAGCGCCTTCAAAGAAGGCGTTCTTAAGGCGGTTAATGAATACTCTGACAGCAAGTTCGACGGCGACGACGTACGCGAAGGAATTCTCGGTGCCATCGCGATTCGCCTCAAAGAACCGGTTTTTGAATCGCAAACGAAAAATAAACTCGGCAACACCGAAATACGTGCCGATCTGGTCGCCGATATCAAAAAAGCCATTGTCGAAATGCTTCACCGTAATCGGCCGGAAGCCGACAAACTGATCGAAAAAATCAAAGACAGCCAGCGCCTGCGCAAAGAACTTCAGGATGTAAAAAAACTGGCCCGTGAGCGTTCCAAAGCGGTTTCCATTCGCGTCCCGCAACTCAAAGACTGTAAGCAGCATTTCAGCAAAGAGAAGGGGACTCACGACGATACGATGATTTTCATCACCGAAGGACAGTCCGCCGCTGGCTCACTGGTCAGTTGTCGCGATGTTACCCGGCAGGCGATCTACACGCTGAAAGGCAAGCCGCTCAACGTCTGGGATCTCAAACGTGACGCGCTTTATAAAAATGTCGAACTCTACAACCTCATGCGCAGTCTGAATATTGAAGACTCTGCCGGAGATCTGCGCTACGGCCACGTCATTCTCGCCACCGACGCCGATGTGGACGGACTGCATATTCGTAATCTAATGATCACTTTTTTTCTGCGCTTTTTCGAGCCACTGGTGCGCGACGGTCATCTTAAGATTTTGGAAACGCCGCTGTTCCGTGTCCGGAATAAAAAAGAAACGCTCTACTGCTATTCCGAGAAAGAACGCGATGAGGCCGCTGAAAAGCTTGGGCGCAGTTGCGAAATGACCCGCTTTAAAGGGCTTGGCGAAATTTCTCCTGGCGAGTTTAAGGCTTTCATCGGCAAAGAAATGCGGCTCACTCCGGTGGTCGTGGATGAAGATCATTCCATTCCGGAGGTGCTCACCTTTTACATGGGCAAAAACACGCAGGAACGCCGCACCTATATCATGGAAAATCTGGTAGTGGACGAAGAAATCCTATGA
- a CDS encoding DNA topoisomerase IV subunit A, with protein MSEEQEMLFGDVLPEPGKPAKKMAAKKKAVAPEDELVEVPVLKKGERSRLALDSEHGPLRQLVDFNFLQYASYVICDRAIPNVEDGLKPVQRRIMHALSEKDDGRFIKVANVVGHTMQYHPHGDASINDALVNLTNLGGYLIEGQGNFGNIYTGDRAAAPRYIECRLTPLAREELFNKELTRYIPSYDGRNKEPVVLPCKLPLLLMLGADGIAVGLSTKILPYNFIELLQEQIEILHEKVRTPHKCTALPDFQTGGLMDVSEYDNGSGKVKVRAKIEERGGNRLIITDLPYGQTTESLTTSIEEAVRKKKVAVRAINDFTAENVEIELVLSQGADPEQVRQALYVFTACETAITSRIVVIRNNRPVEMTVDEILHLNTNQLLTILEAELNLRKDKLLDAFHTKTLVQIFVENRIYKKIEQCKTYEAVHKAVMEGLEPFKKLLRRPVVTEDIEMLLAIQIKRISLFDMSKNKEEIEKILAELDEVEKNLKSLTVYATRYLKELIKKYKDRYPRLTQIKTFKEIEVRELTATELHIQHDLESHFVGSGVKGESLLKCSSLDKLIFVWDDGRYQMVPPPEKLFVDGNLLYNAIFDRDREMTCVYTNDRETYIKRFTFGGTIMNRDYQLAPEGSKILFFQEGCPDELYLRYRPAKGQRIHQQFFKIKDLAVKGSKAKGNRLTTKSVQYIDTKPGRWWRDDEEAPQGVLL; from the coding sequence ATGAGCGAAGAACAGGAAATGCTTTTTGGCGACGTGCTGCCGGAACCGGGAAAGCCCGCCAAAAAAATGGCGGCAAAAAAGAAGGCTGTTGCGCCGGAGGACGAACTTGTCGAAGTTCCCGTTCTCAAAAAGGGGGAGCGCTCGCGGCTTGCGCTGGATTCGGAACACGGCCCGCTTCGCCAGTTGGTGGACTTCAATTTTCTGCAATACGCGTCCTATGTCATTTGCGACCGTGCCATTCCGAATGTTGAAGACGGTTTGAAACCAGTGCAGCGCCGCATTATGCATGCGCTGTCCGAAAAGGATGACGGACGCTTTATTAAAGTCGCCAACGTGGTCGGCCACACCATGCAGTATCATCCGCACGGCGACGCATCCATCAACGATGCGTTGGTGAACCTGACTAATCTCGGTGGCTATCTGATCGAAGGACAGGGAAACTTCGGCAACATTTACACCGGCGACCGCGCCGCCGCTCCGCGCTATATTGAATGCCGACTCACTCCGCTGGCCCGTGAAGAACTGTTTAACAAGGAGCTCACGCGCTACATTCCCAGCTACGACGGGCGCAACAAGGAGCCAGTTGTTCTGCCGTGTAAACTGCCGTTGCTGCTCATGCTCGGTGCCGATGGAATCGCCGTCGGGCTTTCGACCAAAATTCTGCCCTACAACTTTATCGAACTGCTTCAGGAGCAGATTGAAATTCTCCACGAGAAAGTGCGCACGCCGCATAAATGCACCGCGTTGCCCGACTTTCAGACTGGCGGACTCATGGATGTTTCCGAATACGACAACGGAAGCGGCAAAGTCAAAGTCCGCGCGAAAATCGAAGAGCGCGGCGGCAACCGGCTGATCATCACCGATCTGCCGTACGGCCAGACCACCGAATCGCTGACCACGTCCATCGAAGAAGCGGTGCGGAAGAAAAAAGTGGCCGTGCGCGCCATTAATGATTTTACCGCTGAAAACGTCGAGATTGAGCTGGTTCTTTCGCAGGGTGCCGATCCGGAACAGGTCAGACAGGCCCTCTATGTTTTTACCGCCTGTGAAACGGCCATCACCAGCCGCATCGTGGTGATTCGCAATAATCGTCCCGTCGAAATGACGGTGGATGAAATTCTGCATCTGAATACGAACCAACTGCTCACGATTCTTGAAGCGGAACTCAACCTGAGAAAAGACAAACTGCTCGACGCCTTTCACACGAAGACGCTGGTACAGATATTCGTCGAGAATCGGATCTATAAAAAAATTGAACAGTGTAAAACCTATGAAGCGGTTCATAAAGCTGTCATGGAAGGTCTTGAGCCCTTCAAGAAACTGCTTCGCCGGCCTGTTGTGACCGAAGACATCGAAATGCTGCTCGCCATCCAGATCAAGCGCATCTCGCTCTTCGACATGAGTAAGAATAAAGAGGAGATCGAGAAAATCCTTGCCGAGCTTGATGAAGTGGAGAAAAACCTCAAGAGCCTGACGGTGTACGCCACCCGCTACCTCAAAGAGCTCATTAAAAAATACAAAGACCGCTATCCCCGCCTCACTCAGATCAAAACGTTCAAGGAGATCGAGGTTCGCGAGCTGACCGCCACCGAACTTCATATCCAGCACGATCTGGAAAGTCACTTTGTCGGCTCCGGAGTCAAAGGCGAGTCGCTCCTGAAATGTTCCTCGCTCGATAAGCTGATTTTTGTCTGGGATGACGGTCGCTACCAAATGGTTCCGCCGCCGGAAAAACTGTTTGTGGACGGCAACCTGCTCTACAACGCCATCTTCGACCGGGATCGAGAAATGACCTGTGTCTATACCAACGACCGTGAAACCTATATCAAGCGTTTCACCTTCGGCGGCACTATAATGAATCGCGACTACCAGCTCGCGCCGGAAGGTTCAAAAATACTTTTCTTTCAGGAAGGCTGCCCCGACGAACTTTACCTCCGCTACCGCCCCGCGAAGGGCCAGCGGATTCATCAGCAGTTCTTTAAAATCAAAGACCTCGCCGTCAAAGGCTCCAAAGCAAAAGGCAACCGTCTCACCACTAAATCGGTGCAGTATATCGATACCAAGCCCGGACGCTGGTGGCGCGATGACGAAGAAGCTCCGCAAGGCGTTCTGCTCTAA